A window of Argopecten irradians isolate NY chromosome 1, Ai_NY, whole genome shotgun sequence contains these coding sequences:
- the LOC138324094 gene encoding transmembrane protein 39A-like isoform X3, which produces MPGGRRILSRIQSSSFSNNTHKTGNGSSVEERDTNMIPLASMVVLPKHSHLPEIPGDSNISFEAMLYMFGVIVMGLQYINLYKTVWWLPHSHANYALNFYLIDPYLVLFLSALMSRRLVWCFVQEIFGPKSSKNVLFWLVQFLKILVLVLVSVFLIFTAYNVIVKHSLFYCLFLCCPIVTYVLLFGPSIKPLYHKSLVWPVPVQDKISSAKFKGRDTVEMEALLTHSCVLTPDIIRSEVETFKNDFNGRIKQVLFNSLLTAYYMTFVPLCFAQNTLYYDTWWVGQHVCMTWLSVFLMLIVHFLPPKYLDLLHKSALHLGRWQKVEGRHAHVPYNAWSELTVWPQGALVKHVRGLFKAEGINVTAEPGNTMHGRFYFLFHQPMRVVNWLLVLTWLLVGYQFVCLIQSTEWNHIVSIALVLFCNYYTLFKLLRDRIILSKTYREENSSEQF; this is translated from the exons ATGCCTGGTGGACGTCGGATACTCTCCAGGATACAGTCATCTTCGTTTTCCAATAACACCCACAAAACTGGAAACGGAAG TAGTGTTGAAGAAAGAGATACCAATATGATCCCATTAGCTTCTATGGTGGTGCTACCTAAGCACTCGCACCTACCAGAGATACCAGGAGACAGTAACATCTCGTTTGAGGCCATGCTTTACATGTTCGGAGTGATAGTCATGGGACTTCAGTACATTAACCTGTACAAAACGGTCTGGTGGCTACCTCACAGTCATGCCAATTACGCACTT AACTTTTATCTCATTGATCCCTATCTGGTGCTGTTTCTGTCAGCGCTTATGAGTAGGAGACTGGTGTGGTGTTTTGTTCAAGAG atTTTTGGACCAAAAtcaagtaaaaatgttttattttggcTGGTGCAGTTTCTGAAGATTCTTGTACTAGTTTTGGTGTCCGTTTTTCTAATATTTACAGCTTACAACGTCATTGTGAAACATTCTCTCTTCTATTGTCTATTTCTTTGTTGTCC AATTGTAACATACGTTTTATTGTTTGGACCTTCTATCAAACCATTGTATCATAAATCATTAGTATGGCCAGTCCCAGTACAGGATAAAATAAGCTCAGCCAAATTTAAGGGTCGGGATACGGTGGAGATGGAAGCTCTACTCACTCATAGCTGTGTCCTCACACCAGACATCATCAGATCCGAAGTCGAAACCTTCAAAAACGACTTTAATGGCCGCATTAAACAAGTTCTATTCAACTCATTATTGACAGCATATTACATGACATTTGTGCCCCTCTGTTTTGCCCAg AATACATTATATTACGATACCTGGTGGGTAGGCCAACATGTTTGTATGACATGGCTCAGTGTCTTCCTTATGCTGATTGTTCATTTCCTCCCCCCGAAATACCTTGACCTCCTCCACAAATCAGCTCTACACCTAGGGCGCTGGCAGAAGGTCGAAGGCAGGCATGCGCATGTACCTTATAATGC TTGGTCAGAACTGACAGTTTGGCCTCAAGGAGCACTCGTGAAACATGTGCGTGGTTTATTTAAAGCTGAGGGAATAAACGTTACAGCTGAACCCGGGAATACAATGCACGGTAGATTTTAT tttttattcCACCAGCCAATGCGTGTTGTGAATTGGCTCCTTGTGCTGACGTGGCTTTTGGTTGGATACCAGTTCGTTTGTCTCATACAGAGTACAGAGTGGAACCACATAGTCTCCATAGCGCTTGTTCTTTTCTGCAATTATTATACCTTATTCAAGTTGCTGCGAGACAGAATTATACTCTCCAAAACATATCGCGAAGAGAATAGTTCAGAACAATTTTAA
- the LOC138324094 gene encoding transmembrane protein 39A-like isoform X2 produces MPGGRRILSRIQSSSFSNNTHKTGNGSVEERDTNMIPLASMVVLPKHSHLPEIPGDSNISFEAMLYMFGVIVMGLQYINLYKTVWWLPHSHANYALNFYLIDPYLVLFLSALMSRRLVWCFVQEIFGPKSSKNVLFWLVQFLKILVLVLVSVFLIFTAYNVIVKHSLFYCLFLCCPIVTYVLLFGPSIKPLYHKSLVWPVPVQDKISSAKFKGRDTVEMEALLTHSCVLTPDIIRSEVETFKNDFNGRIKQVLFNSLLTAYYMTFVPLCFAQHVQNHCDTCWNTLYYDTWWVGQHVCMTWLSVFLMLIVHFLPPKYLDLLHKSALHLGRWQKVEGRHAHVPYNAWSELTVWPQGALVKHVRGLFKAEGINVTAEPGNTMHGRFYFLFHQPMRVVNWLLVLTWLLVGYQFVCLIQSTEWNHIVSIALVLFCNYYTLFKLLRDRIILSKTYREENSSEQF; encoded by the exons ATGCCTGGTGGACGTCGGATACTCTCCAGGATACAGTCATCTTCGTTTTCCAATAACACCCACAAAACTGGAAACGGAAG TGTTGAAGAAAGAGATACCAATATGATCCCATTAGCTTCTATGGTGGTGCTACCTAAGCACTCGCACCTACCAGAGATACCAGGAGACAGTAACATCTCGTTTGAGGCCATGCTTTACATGTTCGGAGTGATAGTCATGGGACTTCAGTACATTAACCTGTACAAAACGGTCTGGTGGCTACCTCACAGTCATGCCAATTACGCACTT AACTTTTATCTCATTGATCCCTATCTGGTGCTGTTTCTGTCAGCGCTTATGAGTAGGAGACTGGTGTGGTGTTTTGTTCAAGAG atTTTTGGACCAAAAtcaagtaaaaatgttttattttggcTGGTGCAGTTTCTGAAGATTCTTGTACTAGTTTTGGTGTCCGTTTTTCTAATATTTACAGCTTACAACGTCATTGTGAAACATTCTCTCTTCTATTGTCTATTTCTTTGTTGTCC AATTGTAACATACGTTTTATTGTTTGGACCTTCTATCAAACCATTGTATCATAAATCATTAGTATGGCCAGTCCCAGTACAGGATAAAATAAGCTCAGCCAAATTTAAGGGTCGGGATACGGTGGAGATGGAAGCTCTACTCACTCATAGCTGTGTCCTCACACCAGACATCATCAGATCCGAAGTCGAAACCTTCAAAAACGACTTTAATGGCCGCATTAAACAAGTTCTATTCAACTCATTATTGACAGCATATTACATGACATTTGTGCCCCTCTGTTTTGCCCAg CATGTCCAAAACCATTGTGACACCTGCTGG AATACATTATATTACGATACCTGGTGGGTAGGCCAACATGTTTGTATGACATGGCTCAGTGTCTTCCTTATGCTGATTGTTCATTTCCTCCCCCCGAAATACCTTGACCTCCTCCACAAATCAGCTCTACACCTAGGGCGCTGGCAGAAGGTCGAAGGCAGGCATGCGCATGTACCTTATAATGC TTGGTCAGAACTGACAGTTTGGCCTCAAGGAGCACTCGTGAAACATGTGCGTGGTTTATTTAAAGCTGAGGGAATAAACGTTACAGCTGAACCCGGGAATACAATGCACGGTAGATTTTAT tttttattcCACCAGCCAATGCGTGTTGTGAATTGGCTCCTTGTGCTGACGTGGCTTTTGGTTGGATACCAGTTCGTTTGTCTCATACAGAGTACAGAGTGGAACCACATAGTCTCCATAGCGCTTGTTCTTTTCTGCAATTATTATACCTTATTCAAGTTGCTGCGAGACAGAATTATACTCTCCAAAACATATCGCGAAGAGAATAGTTCAGAACAATTTTAA
- the LOC138324094 gene encoding transmembrane protein 39A-like isoform X1, whose translation MPGGRRILSRIQSSSFSNNTHKTGNGSSVEERDTNMIPLASMVVLPKHSHLPEIPGDSNISFEAMLYMFGVIVMGLQYINLYKTVWWLPHSHANYALNFYLIDPYLVLFLSALMSRRLVWCFVQEIFGPKSSKNVLFWLVQFLKILVLVLVSVFLIFTAYNVIVKHSLFYCLFLCCPIVTYVLLFGPSIKPLYHKSLVWPVPVQDKISSAKFKGRDTVEMEALLTHSCVLTPDIIRSEVETFKNDFNGRIKQVLFNSLLTAYYMTFVPLCFAQHVQNHCDTCWNTLYYDTWWVGQHVCMTWLSVFLMLIVHFLPPKYLDLLHKSALHLGRWQKVEGRHAHVPYNAWSELTVWPQGALVKHVRGLFKAEGINVTAEPGNTMHGRFYFLFHQPMRVVNWLLVLTWLLVGYQFVCLIQSTEWNHIVSIALVLFCNYYTLFKLLRDRIILSKTYREENSSEQF comes from the exons ATGCCTGGTGGACGTCGGATACTCTCCAGGATACAGTCATCTTCGTTTTCCAATAACACCCACAAAACTGGAAACGGAAG TAGTGTTGAAGAAAGAGATACCAATATGATCCCATTAGCTTCTATGGTGGTGCTACCTAAGCACTCGCACCTACCAGAGATACCAGGAGACAGTAACATCTCGTTTGAGGCCATGCTTTACATGTTCGGAGTGATAGTCATGGGACTTCAGTACATTAACCTGTACAAAACGGTCTGGTGGCTACCTCACAGTCATGCCAATTACGCACTT AACTTTTATCTCATTGATCCCTATCTGGTGCTGTTTCTGTCAGCGCTTATGAGTAGGAGACTGGTGTGGTGTTTTGTTCAAGAG atTTTTGGACCAAAAtcaagtaaaaatgttttattttggcTGGTGCAGTTTCTGAAGATTCTTGTACTAGTTTTGGTGTCCGTTTTTCTAATATTTACAGCTTACAACGTCATTGTGAAACATTCTCTCTTCTATTGTCTATTTCTTTGTTGTCC AATTGTAACATACGTTTTATTGTTTGGACCTTCTATCAAACCATTGTATCATAAATCATTAGTATGGCCAGTCCCAGTACAGGATAAAATAAGCTCAGCCAAATTTAAGGGTCGGGATACGGTGGAGATGGAAGCTCTACTCACTCATAGCTGTGTCCTCACACCAGACATCATCAGATCCGAAGTCGAAACCTTCAAAAACGACTTTAATGGCCGCATTAAACAAGTTCTATTCAACTCATTATTGACAGCATATTACATGACATTTGTGCCCCTCTGTTTTGCCCAg CATGTCCAAAACCATTGTGACACCTGCTGG AATACATTATATTACGATACCTGGTGGGTAGGCCAACATGTTTGTATGACATGGCTCAGTGTCTTCCTTATGCTGATTGTTCATTTCCTCCCCCCGAAATACCTTGACCTCCTCCACAAATCAGCTCTACACCTAGGGCGCTGGCAGAAGGTCGAAGGCAGGCATGCGCATGTACCTTATAATGC TTGGTCAGAACTGACAGTTTGGCCTCAAGGAGCACTCGTGAAACATGTGCGTGGTTTATTTAAAGCTGAGGGAATAAACGTTACAGCTGAACCCGGGAATACAATGCACGGTAGATTTTAT tttttattcCACCAGCCAATGCGTGTTGTGAATTGGCTCCTTGTGCTGACGTGGCTTTTGGTTGGATACCAGTTCGTTTGTCTCATACAGAGTACAGAGTGGAACCACATAGTCTCCATAGCGCTTGTTCTTTTCTGCAATTATTATACCTTATTCAAGTTGCTGCGAGACAGAATTATACTCTCCAAAACATATCGCGAAGAGAATAGTTCAGAACAATTTTAA